In Neovison vison isolate M4711 chromosome 14, ASM_NN_V1, whole genome shotgun sequence, the following proteins share a genomic window:
- the TELO2 gene encoding telomere length regulation protein TEL2 homolog isoform X2 — translation MLQGEGTAGRQQGMDPARSAVLLAVREALHNLSTSEDGGHILSTLGALKRYLQGAENPALPGEQEEFARMHFSAVLRCLVGRLSSGWLGLLPDGQLEDLWASFFLEGPADQAFLVLMESIEGAAGPSFHLMKVAQLLARFLNTGRMAAVMEGQCRPPAEPAFPLLQETLLTKVVGLPDHLGNRLQRENLEAFLPQNYFPLLGEEIMRALQAVVDSLRGGWDCSVSFLSRVLGKACVHGRQKEILGVLVPRLTALSEGSCLWQRVCWRLVESVPDRAMEALLTGLVEVAAGPEVLSRLLGNLVVKSRKARFVMTRKILFLQHRHSTPTLQSLLGYLAMDSQRRPLLVQVLRELLETWGSSSAVRHTPLPQQRYVSTALLICLVHLGEAELQDSRDELLASLMAGVKNRLDSSLPAVRRLGMIVAEVASARIHPEGPRLRFQYEEDELSRELLALAAPLPVADSPAEAEASDDELVPYDMSGDQELKSGKAPAYVRDCVEALTSSEDWERWEAALRALEGLILRSPAAVREVSVELAKVLLHLEEKTSVVGFEGLRQRALVAVVVTDPAPVAEYLTSQFYAVNFSLRQRMDILDVLTLAAQELSRPGRLPKAPQCGSPSPGSQPSSTPAPAWRAVVEERIRNKTRRFSQGSARRGPDARPNEFNLVAGYFFFPLLRHFDRPLVTFDLLGEDQLVLGRLVHTLGALMYLAVNTTVAVAMGKALLEFVWTLRFHGDAYVRRGLLSAVSSVLLSVPAERLLADLPDELLEARSWLADVAEQDPDEDCRLLAVRALLLLEKLRHTLVPPAPP, via the exons ATGCTGCAGGGAGAGGGTACTGCTGGACGACAGCAGGG GATGGATCCGGCGCGGTCTGCCGTCCTGCTCGCTGTCCGGGAAGCCCTTCACAACCTTTCCACTTCTGAGGATGGCGGCCACATCCTTTCCACCCTGGGGGCCCTGAAGCGGTATCTCCAGGGAGCGGAGAACCCAGCCCTTCCCGGGGAGCAGGAGGAGTTCGCCAGGATGCACTTCTCCGCCGTCCTCAGATGTCTTGTGGGCAGGCTGAGCTCAGGCTGGCTGGGGCTTCTGCCCGACGGCCAGTTGGAGGACCTGTGGGCCAGCTTCTTCCTGGAGGGTCCTGCTGACCAAGCCTTCCTGGTGCTGATGGAGTCCATCGAGGGTGCTGCCGG CCCGAGTTTCCATCTGATGAAGGTGGCGCAGCTGCTGGCCAGGTTCCTGAACACGGGCAGGATGGCTGCTGTAATGGAGGGCCAGTGTCGGCCGCCGGCGGAGCCGGCCTTCCCCCTGCTCCAGGAGACGCTCCTCACCAAGGTGGTGGGCTTGCCCGACCATCTGGGCAACCGTCTGCAGCGGGAGAACCTGGAGGCCTTCCTCCCCCAGAATTACTTCCCACTGCTCGGCGAGGAGATCATGCGGGCGCTGCAGGCAGTGGTGGACTCCCTCCGAG GTGGCTGGGACTGCTCCGTCTCCTTCCTGTCTCGGGTGCTCGGGAAAGCCTGCGTCCACGGGAGACAGA AGGAGATCCTGGGCGTGCTGGTGCCACGGCTGACGGCGCTCAGCgagggcagctgcctttggcagAGGGTCTGCTGGCGCCTGGTGGAGAGTGTGCCCGACCGGGCCATGGAGGCTCTGCTCACTGGACTGGTGGAGGTCGCTGCAGG GCCTGAAGTCCTCTCGCGGCTGTTGGGGAACCTGGTGGTGAAGAGTAGGAAGGCCCGGTTTGTGATGACCCGAAAGATTCTGTTCCTCCAGCACCGGCACTCG ACGCCCACGCTGCAGAGCCTGCTGGGGTACTTGGCCATGGACAGCCAGCGGCGCCCACTCCTTGTGCAG GTATTGAGGGAGCTCCTGGAGacgtggggcagcagcagtgccGTGCGACACACGCCCCTCCCGCAGCAGCGCTACGTCAGCACAGCCCTGCTCATCTGCCTGGTGCACCTGGGGGAGGCCGAGCTCCAGGATAGCCGAGATG AGCTGCTGGCGAGCCTCATGGCAGGAGTGAAGAACCGTCTGGACAGCAGCCTGCCGGCTGTGCGCCGTCTGGGCATGATCGTGGCTGAGGTGGCCAGTGCCCGGATCCACCCCGAGGGGCCTCGCCTGAGGTTCCAG TATGAAGAGGACGAGCTGAGCCGAGAGCTGCTGGCCCTGGCGGCGCCCCTGCCTGTGGCTGACAGCCCTGCGGAGGCGGAGGCGAG TGATGATGAGCTTGTCCCGTATGACATGTCAGGGGACCAAGAGCTGAAGAGTGGGAAGGCGCCTGCCTACGTCCGGGACTGCGTGGAAG CCCTGACCTCGTCTGAGGACTGGGAGCGCTGGGAGGCGGCCCTGCGAGCCCTCGAGGGGCTGATTCTCAGGAGCCCGGCTGCTGTTCGTGAG GTGAGTGTGGAGCTGGCCAAGGTGCTCCTGCACCTGGAGGAGAAGACAAGTGTGGTGGGCTTTGAGGGACTGCGCCAGCGAGCCCTGGTGGCCGTCGTGGTCACAGATCCAGCTCCG GTAGCAGAGTATCTGACCTCACAGTTCTATGCCGTCAACTTCAGCCTCCGGCAGCGCATGGACATCCTGGAT GTCCTGACTCTGGCTGCCCAGGAGCTGTCTCGGCCTGGGCGCCTCCCCAAGGCTCCCCAGTGTGGCTCCCCAAGTCccggctcccagcccagcagcaCCCCGGCTCCCGCCTGGCGGGCGGTCGTGGAGGAACGGATCAGAAACAAGACCCGGCGGTTCTCTCAG GGCTCTGCCCGGCGGGGACCAGATGCTCGCCCCAACGAATTTAACTTGGTGGCTGGCTACTTCTTCTTCCCACTCCTTCGGCACTTTGACAG GCCTCTGGTGACCTTTGACCTTTTGGGAGAGGATCAACTGGTTCTTGGGAGATTGGTCCACACTTTAGGGGCCCTGATGTACCTGGCGGTGAACACCACG GTGGCTGTGGCCATGGGCAAGGCCCTCTTGGAGTTCGTGTGGACTCTTCGCTTCCATGGTGATGC CTACGTGCGCCGGGGCCTTCTGTCTGCGGTCTCCTCCGTCCTGCTCAGCGTTCCGGCTGAGCGGCTGCTGGCTGACCTGCCTGATGAGCTGCTGGAAGCCAGGTCCTGGCTGGCAG ACGTGGCGGAGCAGGACCCCGACGAGGACTGCAGGCTGCTGGCGGTGAGAGCGCTGCTGCTTCTGGAGAAGCTCAGACACACACTCGTCCCGCCGGCTCCTCCGTAG
- the TELO2 gene encoding telomere length regulation protein TEL2 homolog isoform X1 gives MLQGEGTAGRQQGMDPARSAVLLAVREALHNLSTSEDGGHILSTLGALKRYLQGAENPALPGEQEEFARMHFSAVLRCLVGRLSSGWLGLLPDGQLEDLWASFFLEGPADQAFLVLMESIEGAAGPSFHLMKVAQLLARFLNTGRMAAVMEGQCRPPAEPAFPLLQETLLTKVVGLPDHLGNRLQRENLEAFLPQNYFPLLGEEIMRALQAVVDSLRGGWDCSVSFLSRVLGKACVHGRQKEILGVLVPRLTALSEGSCLWQRVCWRLVESVPDRAMEALLTGLVEVAAGPEVLSRLLGNLVVKSRKARFVMTRKILFLQHRHSTPTLQSLLGYLAMDSQRRPLLVQVLRELLETWGSSSAVRHTPLPQQRYVSTALLICLVHLGEAELQDSRDELLASLMAGVKNRLDSSLPAVRRLGMIVAEVASARIHPEGPRLRFQYEEDELSRELLALAAPLPVADSPAEAEASPSVAPVAAETPDRGSADGGVPQAQLEGSGSDLDSDDELVPYDMSGDQELKSGKAPAYVRDCVEALTSSEDWERWEAALRALEGLILRSPAAVREVSVELAKVLLHLEEKTSVVGFEGLRQRALVAVVVTDPAPVAEYLTSQFYAVNFSLRQRMDILDVLTLAAQELSRPGRLPKAPQCGSPSPGSQPSSTPAPAWRAVVEERIRNKTRRFSQGSARRGPDARPNEFNLVAGYFFFPLLRHFDRPLVTFDLLGEDQLVLGRLVHTLGALMYLAVNTTVAVAMGKALLEFVWTLRFHGDAYVRRGLLSAVSSVLLSVPAERLLADLPDELLEARSWLADVAEQDPDEDCRLLAVRALLLLEKLRHTLVPPAPP, from the exons ATGCTGCAGGGAGAGGGTACTGCTGGACGACAGCAGGG GATGGATCCGGCGCGGTCTGCCGTCCTGCTCGCTGTCCGGGAAGCCCTTCACAACCTTTCCACTTCTGAGGATGGCGGCCACATCCTTTCCACCCTGGGGGCCCTGAAGCGGTATCTCCAGGGAGCGGAGAACCCAGCCCTTCCCGGGGAGCAGGAGGAGTTCGCCAGGATGCACTTCTCCGCCGTCCTCAGATGTCTTGTGGGCAGGCTGAGCTCAGGCTGGCTGGGGCTTCTGCCCGACGGCCAGTTGGAGGACCTGTGGGCCAGCTTCTTCCTGGAGGGTCCTGCTGACCAAGCCTTCCTGGTGCTGATGGAGTCCATCGAGGGTGCTGCCGG CCCGAGTTTCCATCTGATGAAGGTGGCGCAGCTGCTGGCCAGGTTCCTGAACACGGGCAGGATGGCTGCTGTAATGGAGGGCCAGTGTCGGCCGCCGGCGGAGCCGGCCTTCCCCCTGCTCCAGGAGACGCTCCTCACCAAGGTGGTGGGCTTGCCCGACCATCTGGGCAACCGTCTGCAGCGGGAGAACCTGGAGGCCTTCCTCCCCCAGAATTACTTCCCACTGCTCGGCGAGGAGATCATGCGGGCGCTGCAGGCAGTGGTGGACTCCCTCCGAG GTGGCTGGGACTGCTCCGTCTCCTTCCTGTCTCGGGTGCTCGGGAAAGCCTGCGTCCACGGGAGACAGA AGGAGATCCTGGGCGTGCTGGTGCCACGGCTGACGGCGCTCAGCgagggcagctgcctttggcagAGGGTCTGCTGGCGCCTGGTGGAGAGTGTGCCCGACCGGGCCATGGAGGCTCTGCTCACTGGACTGGTGGAGGTCGCTGCAGG GCCTGAAGTCCTCTCGCGGCTGTTGGGGAACCTGGTGGTGAAGAGTAGGAAGGCCCGGTTTGTGATGACCCGAAAGATTCTGTTCCTCCAGCACCGGCACTCG ACGCCCACGCTGCAGAGCCTGCTGGGGTACTTGGCCATGGACAGCCAGCGGCGCCCACTCCTTGTGCAG GTATTGAGGGAGCTCCTGGAGacgtggggcagcagcagtgccGTGCGACACACGCCCCTCCCGCAGCAGCGCTACGTCAGCACAGCCCTGCTCATCTGCCTGGTGCACCTGGGGGAGGCCGAGCTCCAGGATAGCCGAGATG AGCTGCTGGCGAGCCTCATGGCAGGAGTGAAGAACCGTCTGGACAGCAGCCTGCCGGCTGTGCGCCGTCTGGGCATGATCGTGGCTGAGGTGGCCAGTGCCCGGATCCACCCCGAGGGGCCTCGCCTGAGGTTCCAG TATGAAGAGGACGAGCTGAGCCGAGAGCTGCTGGCCCTGGCGGCGCCCCTGCCTGTGGCTGACAGCCCTGCGGAGGCGGAGGCGAG CCccagtgtggctccagtggctgcagagacccctgACAGAGGGAGCGCAGATGGTGGTGTCCCCCAGGCCCAGCtggagggctcaggctctgacctGGACAG TGATGATGAGCTTGTCCCGTATGACATGTCAGGGGACCAAGAGCTGAAGAGTGGGAAGGCGCCTGCCTACGTCCGGGACTGCGTGGAAG CCCTGACCTCGTCTGAGGACTGGGAGCGCTGGGAGGCGGCCCTGCGAGCCCTCGAGGGGCTGATTCTCAGGAGCCCGGCTGCTGTTCGTGAG GTGAGTGTGGAGCTGGCCAAGGTGCTCCTGCACCTGGAGGAGAAGACAAGTGTGGTGGGCTTTGAGGGACTGCGCCAGCGAGCCCTGGTGGCCGTCGTGGTCACAGATCCAGCTCCG GTAGCAGAGTATCTGACCTCACAGTTCTATGCCGTCAACTTCAGCCTCCGGCAGCGCATGGACATCCTGGAT GTCCTGACTCTGGCTGCCCAGGAGCTGTCTCGGCCTGGGCGCCTCCCCAAGGCTCCCCAGTGTGGCTCCCCAAGTCccggctcccagcccagcagcaCCCCGGCTCCCGCCTGGCGGGCGGTCGTGGAGGAACGGATCAGAAACAAGACCCGGCGGTTCTCTCAG GGCTCTGCCCGGCGGGGACCAGATGCTCGCCCCAACGAATTTAACTTGGTGGCTGGCTACTTCTTCTTCCCACTCCTTCGGCACTTTGACAG GCCTCTGGTGACCTTTGACCTTTTGGGAGAGGATCAACTGGTTCTTGGGAGATTGGTCCACACTTTAGGGGCCCTGATGTACCTGGCGGTGAACACCACG GTGGCTGTGGCCATGGGCAAGGCCCTCTTGGAGTTCGTGTGGACTCTTCGCTTCCATGGTGATGC CTACGTGCGCCGGGGCCTTCTGTCTGCGGTCTCCTCCGTCCTGCTCAGCGTTCCGGCTGAGCGGCTGCTGGCTGACCTGCCTGATGAGCTGCTGGAAGCCAGGTCCTGGCTGGCAG ACGTGGCGGAGCAGGACCCCGACGAGGACTGCAGGCTGCTGGCGGTGAGAGCGCTGCTGCTTCTGGAGAAGCTCAGACACACACTCGTCCCGCCGGCTCCTCCGTAG